Part of the Kitasatospora sp. NBC_01266 genome, GCGCAGCTTGTCCCTCAGCCGCCAAGCCTCCAGGAAGACCACCGCCATGACGTCCTCGGCCCCGGCGCGGTCCCCGCTCACCCGGACAGCGTGCGCCAGGACCGCCTGCGCGTGCTCCTGGAACAACTGCCGGAAGGCGCCGGGATCCCCGGCTCTGATCCGTTCGTGCATCGAAAAGTCCACACCTCTGGTTGTCCGGCCGGCCCGGAGCAGTTCCGGTGACCCGCGTCACACAGGTGCCCCGGGCAGCCCCGTCGGCCGGCGGAAGCCGGTCAAGGCACCCGGGGAAGCATCGGGCCCCGGTCCGCTCCCGGCGCGCTCGGGTCCTGGCGTCGTCGTACACCAGGTCCTTCGGGGCGTCGGACTCCCCCGGTTGCTTCTCGCCGTAAGGCCGGTCCAGCGAAAGCACCCCGAATCCGGTACGGAAGAATGATCGTCAACACCCCTGTCGAGGAGGACAATTTATCTGGATTTGTCGTGAAGCCCGACCCCGTTCAGGTACCGGGGCTGGTGCACCTGCACACCGGGAAGGTACGTGACCTCTACCGGAACGCCGCCGGTGAGTTGGTGATGGTGGCCAGCGATCGTACGTCCGTGTATGACTGGGTGCTGCCGAGCGAGATTCCGGACAAGGGTCGTATTCTCACGAAGCTCTCGCTCTGGTGGTTCGACCAGTTCACCGACCTGGTTCCCCATCACGTCGTCTCCACCGACGTGCCTGAGGGCGCGCCGGACGACTGGGTGGGTCGCACGATGATCTGCCGGCCGCTGCGCATGGTGCCGGTGGAGTGCGTGGCGCGCGGCTACCTGGCCGGCTCCGGCTTCACCGAGTACCAGGAGCGGCGCACCGCCTGCGGAGTGGCGCTGCCCGAGGGGCTGGTGAGCGGTTCGGAGCTGCCGGATGCCATCTTCACCCCGGCGACCAAGGCCGAGGTGGGCGAGCACGACGAGAACGTCACCTTCGAGGAGGTGGTGCGTACGGTCGGCGCCGACACCGCGGAACTGCTCCGCTCGACCACGCTCGCGGTCTACGGCCGGGCTCGTGAGATCGCCCGGGACCGCGGAATCGTCCTCGCCGACACCAAGTTCGAGTTCGGCTTCGACGGTGACCAGCTGGTCCTGGCCGACGAGGTGCTGACCCCGGACTGCTCCCGCTTCTGGCCCGGCGAGCAGTGGGAGCCCGGCAAGCCGCAGGCGTCGTTCGACAAGCAGTTCATCCGCGACTGGCTGACCTCCCCGGCCGCGGGCTGGGACCGTCACGGCGAGCTCGCGCCGCCCGTGCTGCCGGCCGAGATCGTCGAGCAGTCCCGGGCCCGGTACGTCGAGGCCTACGAGCGGCTGACCGGCACGACCTGGTCATAGTCCGGTGGCGCCGGACCGACCACGCGGAGGCCCTCGCGGCCAGCCTCGTGGTCCATACGGCCAGGCCGCGATCATCACGACCTCGCTCGCCTGGCGGGCTCCCCGGATGACCGGGATCAGCAGCACGAGCGGGATCGGGACGACTACCAGCAGGATCGCCAGCGCGAGGGCCGAGTGCATCCCCATGTGCGCGGCGACGGGCCCTCGCCGGCTTGGACACGGCCGACGCCGCGCCGTAGCAGACGGCGGCGACCGGGAGCAGCGCGACGCTGCCGTGGCCACCCAGGATGAGCAGCACGACCGTGCTCTGCACGACGGCCAGGGTGAGGTCCGAACCGACCAGGACCCGCTGCCTCGGCAGCCGGTCGGCCGACACTGCGCCTGCCGGATATCTCATCCGGCCAGGTCAGGCCGCGTGTTGGTACTCGTGGATCACTCATCCGAGTCGGTCGTGTCGGCGTATGTCCAGACAGGCGATCTGTCGCGAGGTCCTTCGTCGAGCGCGACACCGACCCGCAGACGGCCGGGCGCCGACCGTAGGCGGCCGGACGCTCACCCGCCAGGCGATCAAGACGCGACTCGGCGGCAAAGCCATGCGCGACACGCACCATGACCGCGCAGTCACCGTGAGTCACCCGGGCTACTCTTTTGATCTGCCTACGCACGAACTGCCGGCAGGAATCCGAAGGAGGCCTGACTTGGAGCCACAACAGCAGGGCGACGGGCACGTTGGCGATTTCTTCGACGGGCTGCTGACCGACGCCGACGAGATCAGCCTGCTCATCTCCGGCGGCGAGATCGGCGAGACCAAGCGCAAGGATGCTTCCGAGGCGGGCCCGGTGCGCACCGAGGCCAAGGAACTGCAGGCGGCGGTCGAGCTCCACGTCTGCATGGGCCTGAACGCCTGTGCGGGCCACGGCTTCGACGGCACCGGCGTGCTGGCGGGCATGGGCCAGTGCGCGACCGTCCAGCACGTCTGCCACGGCGCCAACGAGTGCCGGGCGCAGGGTGGTTGTGGGTACTCCGGCTCGGACGCGGAGCAGGCCAAGCCGGGCGACCAGGCCTGCCGGCAGAACGGCAGCTGCGCCAGCCCGATCAACGAGAGCCGGGTGCACGCGGCCGGCCCCTACCGGGGCACCAGCGTCTGGAAGCGGGCCCGGGCCATCTTCGAGCACCGCATGTACGAGGCGGGCGTCCCGTTCGGACCCGCGCCGGGCGAGGGATACCCCGACGACCTCGTCCCCAGCTACGAGACGCCGCGCGGCGTCCAGAACGCCGACGACTCAGCCGGCTCATGACCCACGGTACCTCCGGTCAGCCTCCGCGCAGCCTGGAGTTGGGGCTGGGGCTCGGCCTGCGGTCCCAGCACCTGCGCCACGTAGTGGAAACCTGGCCCGAGGTCGGCTGGTTCGAGATCATCTCGGAGAACTTCATGGACTCCGGCGGCTATCCGCGCCACGCCCTGGACCGGATCGCCGAGCGGTATCCGATCGTCATGCACGGAGTCTCACTGTCGATCGGCAGCACCGACCCGCTCGACCTCGACTACCTCCACCGGCTGCGCCGACTCGCACAGGCGACCGGAGCACGCTGGGTCTCCGACCACATCTGCTGGACCGGGGTGGCCGGGGTGAACACCCACGACCTGTTGCCAGTGCCCTTCACCGAGGAGGCACTGGCCCACCTGGTCCGCCGGGTCCACCTCGTCCAGGACGTCTTGGAGCGGCAGTTGGTGCTGGAGAATCCCAGCAGCTACGCGACCTTCGCGGGGGCGACCATGCCCGAGTGGGAGTTCGTCGCACGGCTGGCCATCGAGTCCGGCTGCGGCCTGCTGCTCGACGTCAACAACGTCTACGTCTCCGCCGTCAACCACGACTTCGACCCCGAGCAGTACCTGCGGGCGCTGCCCGCCGAGCAGGTGAAGCAGCTCCACCTGGCCGGCCACACCGATCTGGGCAGCCACCTGATCGACACCCATGACCAACCGGTGGCCGAACCGGTGTGGGAGCTCTACCGGTTGGCGACCAGCCTGACCGGTCCGGTGCCCGCCCTGCTCGAATGGGATGACCGCATCCCACCGTTTCCGCAGCTGCTCGCCGAGTTGGACAAGGCCCGCCAGTACACCGCAGGCCCACCTGCCGCCCACCCCGCCCTCGCCCCGGTGCGCTGTGGCTGAGGCACCCGGGCTGGCCGAGCAGCAACACTGGCTCCAGCGGGCCGTGCTGGCCCCGGCCGGGCCGCAGTCCGCGGAGCCGGCCGAGGCCATGCTGACCGCCTCCGCGCGCCTCGGCGCCGGCCAGCGGCTCGACATCTACCGGCGCGGCTACCGGCTGCGCTTGCTGGAGGCGATGCGCGGACTCCATCCGGGCCTGTGCGCACTGCTCGGTCGCGAGCTCTTCGAAGACTTCACCCTGGAGTACCTGGACGCCTGCCCCTCGCGCTCCCCCTCCCTGCACCAGCTGAACCGGCACTTCGCCGACCATCTCGCCAAGCGTCGCCCCGACCGGGACAGGCCACCGGAGCTACGCGAGCGGTGGATCGACGTGGTCATCGATCTCGCCCGCTACGAGCAGGTGTTCGCCGAGGTCTACGACGGCCCGGGGATCGAAGGCGGCAGCAGCCAACTCACCCCTGAGCTGATCAGGTTGGACACAACCATCCAACCAGCGCCGTGCCTGCGACTGTTGGCACTCTGCGCCCCGGTGCACGGCTACGTCGCGGCCGTACGCCGCGGCGGACGGCCCGCTCCCCCCGAACAGCGCCCGGTGCGGCTTGCGGTGTCGCGCCGCTCCTACCTCGTCACCAGCACCGAACTCGCCTCCGACGCCTACGAATTCCTCGCTGCCCTGCTGCTCGGTGCCACCGTCGAGGCGGCGGCCGCCAAGACCGAGCTCGCCCTGCCCGCCGCCGCCCAACTGCTGCGCGACTGGGCGGCGGACGGATGGCTGTGCCGGCAACCTCCCCACCCCGCCTGACCTGAGGAGACACCGACCATGACCGTAACCACTCCACGGCGGAGCAGCGCGCCCCCCATTCTCACCAGTGCGCCGATCGACGCCAGTATCGAGATCACCACGCTGGAGCAACTGGTCAACCACCTCAAGCAGGCGGCCTACCTGGAGTTGTCCACCATCCCGATGTACCTGTACGCGGGCTTCTCGATCGGCTCGCGCGGCTACTCCCAGTGGAACCCGGGCATGGGCGCCTTCCGGCTGATCCGCAGCATCGTGGTGGAGGAGATGCTGCACCTGTGCCTGGCCCGCAACCTCCTGGTGGCGCTCGGGCATGGCGACGACATCACCTTCTACCAGGAGCAGTTCATCCCGGCCTACCCCGCGCCGATGCTGCACCGCCACCCGGAGCTCACCCTCCATCTCGGCCCGTGCAGCGAGAAGTTGGTGCGCGACGTCTTCATGGAGTTCGAACGGCCAAAGCCCGCCAAGGGCGAGAGCAAGCCGCCCGCGGGGCAGTACGCCACCATCGGCGAGTTCTACAAGGCCGTGGCCAAGGGGCTGACCACGCTCGACAAGACGATGGGGCCCAGCCTCTGGGCGAAGAACAAGCTGGACCTCCAGTACGTCGCCGCGTACTGGAACAAGGACGGCGGTGGCGAGCCGGTGCTCGTCCACGACCTGAAGAGCGCCCTGGACGCCGTGAAGATCATCGTGGAGCAGGGCGAGGGCATCGACCCCGACAAGCCCTCGGTGCCGATCGACCCGCTCAAGCCCATCCCCGGACTGGACGAGCTGCCGCACTACACCAAGTTCAAGCGGATCGCGGACCGCGTCGAGCCGCTGGGCGCCGTGTGGGCGCTGCCCGAGGACCCCAAGACCTCGGACTACGCGAAGGACAGCGCCGTCACCAGCATCAACACCCTGTTCAATGCGGTCTACTGCTATGTGTTGCACATGCTGGACGTGATCTACCGGACCTCCTGGAAGGAGATGAAGCCAGGGGAGCCGAACCCGCGCTATCACTACGAGCGCACCTTCATGTCAGCGATGCAGGGCATCCTGGTCACGGTGGCGGACCTGATGACCGCCACCCAGATCACGGCCGGCAAGTTCAACGGCAAGTTCAACGCCGGGCCAAGCTTCCAGTACTACGAGCTGCCCGCGACCGGAAAGAAGGAGCACCTCATCAAGCTCTGCGACCAGGCGATGGCCTACTACCCCAAGCTTGGTGGCGACAACAGCGTGCGGTGGCTGATCGGCAAGCTCCCTGACGGACTGTGAGCACCGCTGGGGCCCGCGCTCCTGCCTGGGAGCGCGGGCTATGACGGACGAGTTGAAGACGACTGGCCTCGTGGGCACGTCCGTCGAGATGGAACTCGCAGCCTCCCGGCGGGGCGCTCTCGGGACGCCGCCGGGCGGCTGGGACGCTCACGCCGGCGGGCGACGCGCTGTCATGCTCCGCGGGCGGCGTCGCGAGCGCTCAGCTGCTCTGCCCAGTCGGCCGGCACCCGGCCGGCCGGGCCCGGGACCGGCTGCTCCGGGGGGTGGTTGTCGGGCGGGACCAGCTGCGGACCGGACTCGTAGAACTCGGAGGTGTCGTAGTTCCAGAACCAGCTCTCGCCCGGTTCGAAGCTGCGGATCACCGGGTGGCCGGTGGCCCTGGCGTGTGCGGTGGCGTGCTGGGAGAGCGAGTCGTCGCAGCAGCCGATGTGGCCGCAGCGCGCGCAGCGCCGCAGGTGGAACCACCAGCCGCCGGCCGCGTCGCACTCGACGCAGCCGGTCCCGCTCGGCGGCACGGTGGGATCGATCGGGGTCTCGGTGTTCATGGCTGCTCCAGCGGGGTGTCGGGCGTGGCGGGGTTGATCGGGAGGCGGACCTGGAAGCGGGTGTCGCCCGGCACGGATGCGAGCCGCAGGTCGCCGCCATGGCGGTTGACGATGATGCGCCAGGAGATGTCCAGGCCGAGCCCCGTGCCTTCGCCGACCGGTTTGGTGGTGAAGAACGGGTCGAAGACGCGGTCGCGCACCTCGGGGGGCACGCCGGGGCCGGTGTCGCGGAACTCGACCAGCACGTGGTCCCCGTCCTGCGCGGTGCGAACGGTGAGGGTCCCGCCGGAGCCGGTGCTGCGCATGGCCCACACCGCGTTGTCGATCAGGTTCGTCCACACCTGGTTCAGCTCGGCGGGGTACCCGGGGATGCGGGGCAGGGTGGGGTCGTAGTCGCGCACCACGGTGATGTTCGGCCCGATCTTCGCGGCGAGCATCATCAGCGTGCTGTCCAGCAGCTCGTGTACGTCGGCGTTCTGGTACGGGGCCCGGTCCAGTTGCGTGTACTGCTTCGCCGCGCCGACGAGTGCGGAGATGCGGTGCGTGGCGTCGTCGATCTCGTTCAGCAGCAGTTCGGTCTCAACCGTGCAGCCCAGCCAGTTCAGGGCGCTGCCGAGCATGTCCTCGGGCAGGGCCGCGGCGATCCGGTTGAGCCAGTCGGTGCCCAGGTTCGCCTGGACGAGGACCGGCGCCAGCTGCCGGCCGTCCTCGATGCCGTGCTCCTCCAGCCAGTCGCCGAGCTCGTCCTCGTGGTCCGCGGCCTGCAGCGGGCTGAGCGGCTGGGCCTGGCCGATCCGGCCGACGGTCATGTCCGTGAGCTCGCCCAGCCGGGCCAGGTCCTCGCCTCGGTGCGGTCCGGCCGCGAGTTCGCCGAACTCGCGGCGTACCGCGGCGATGCGTTCCCGCAGTGCGGCGGCGGCGCGCACCGCGGCGGCAGCAGGGTTGTTGAGCTCGTGGGTGAGCCCGGCGGTCGCCGAACCGAGCGCCAGCAGCCGCTCGCGCTGGCCGACCGCCTCCTGGGTGTTCTTGAACCCGAAGAACAGGCCCTCCAGCAGGTGGACGGCCATGGGGAACCAGCCGCGCATGATCTGCGCGAACGCCTCCGCGGGCAGCACGAAGAACCGGGACCGCTCGGTCACCCGCATCGAGTTGTTGTACACCTGGGGCACCTGGTCGCCGAGGTACGCCTGGAAGGCCCCGGCATAGACGCCGGGCGCGGACGTGCGGCTGAAGTCCACCTCCTGGCCGCCGACGGTGCGCGAGAGGATCACGGTTCCCTGGAACAGCACGTACAGGTTCGCGGCCGGATCGCCTTCCCGGTACACCGGGCCCGGGTCGAACCACTCCACGTGGCCGTCGCGGCACAGCCGCGCCAACTGGTCGGACCCCAGCTTCTCGAACAGGAACAGCGAACGCAGCTCGCCCTCCTCGCACCGCACCGGGCCGCCGGTCATGACTGCTCCAGATAGCGGTGCACGAGCATGACGGCCATGGCACCCTCGCCGACCGCGGAGGCGACCCGCTTGGCGGACTCGGCGCGGGCGTCCCCCGCCACGAAGACCCCGGGCACGTCCGTCTCCAGATGGTACGGCGGCCGGTCCAGCGCCCATCCGGCCGGCGGGCGCCCGTCGGCCGTCAGGTCGGGGCCGGTGGGGAGGAAGCCGTGCGAGTCCCTGGTCACCGTGCCGTCCAGCCAGTCGGTCATGGGGGCCGCGCCGATGAACACGAACATCCACTGCGCGTCGACCTCTTCGGTCTCCCCGCTCACGGTGTTGCGCAGGGTCAGCCCCTCCAGATGCTCCTTGCCGTGGACGGCCGCCACGACCACGTCGGTGCGTACCGAGATCGTGGGGGCGTCCTCGACGCGCTGCAGCAGGTAGTGCGACATGGAGGCCGACAGCGACGGGCCGCGCACCAGCAGGGTGACCGACTTGGCGCCCCGGGCCAGGAACGTCGCGGCCTGGCCGGCGGAGTTCGCGCCGCCGACGATGTACACGTCGTGGTCCTGGCAGGCGGCGGCCTCGGTCAGCGCCGAGCCGTAGTACAGACCGCGCCCGGTCATCTCGGCCGCTCCCGGCACGTCCAGTTGCCGGTAGGACACGCCGGTCGCGAGGATCACGCAGTGCGCCGAGACGGTGGAGCCGTCCGAGAACCGCAGTGTGCGGGCGGCGCCGTTCACCTCCAGGGCGGTGACCTCGCGCGCCGTCAGCATCTCGGCGCCGAACTTCGCCGCCTGCCGGCGGGCCCGATCCGTGAGCTGCGCGCCGGAGACGCCGTCGGGGAAGCCGAGGTAGTTCTCGATCCGTGAGCTCTGGCCCGCCTGGCCCCCGGTCGCCGAGCGCTCGACCAGGACCGTCCGCAGCCCCTCCGAGGCGCCGTACACGGCCGCGCCCAGTCCCGCGGGCCCGCCGCCGACGATGACGAGGTCGTAGAAGTCGGCCGCCGGTGTCGTCGAAAGACCCACCCGCGTGGCCAGCTCCCGTTCCTCCGGCTCGACGAGCGTCGCGCCGTCGGGAGTGACCACGAGTGGCAGCCGGAGCCCGTCCTGCCCCGCGGCGGAGAGCAGCCTGCGGCCCTCCGGCTCGTCGGAGTTGTACCAGCGGTAGGGCACCTGGTTGCGGGCCAGGAACTCCCGGATCTGCGAGGACTGCGCCGACCAGCGGTGCCCGACGACTTTGATGGTGCCCGCCGTCCGGCCGTCGGTGGCCCGCCAGGACTCCAGCAGATCGTCCACCACGGGGTAGAGCTTCTCCTCCGGCGGCTCCCACGGCTTGAGCAGGTAGTGGTCGAGGTCGACGACGTTGATGGCGTCGATCGCCGCGTCGGTGTCGGCGTAGGCGGTCAGCAGCACCCGCCGCGCGCCGGGGAACAGGTCCAGGGCCTGCTCCAGGAACTCGATGCCGTCCATCTGCGGCATCCGGTAGTCGGCCAGGATCATCGCGACCGGGGTACCCCGCAGCTTCAGCTCCCCCAGGGCGTCGAGCGCCGCCGCGCCCGACTCGGCACGCACGATGCGGTACACGTCGCCGTAGCGGCGGCGCAGGTCGCGCGCGACGGCCCGGGACACCGCGGGATCGTCGTCCACGGTCAAGATCACGGTCCGTGCCGCGTCGGTGGTCTCCGCCATGGTTCACCGCCCAGACTGTCGCGGGGCCGGAGAGGCAACAACTCCTCCAGTGTGCTCGCCGAGACGCGGTACGGCCCGATGTCGCCGGGCCGTCGGGCCGTCGGGCCGTCGGGCCGTCGGGCCGGGCGTCGGGTTGCGGCCTTGCGTAGAACACCGGCCGGGGCCTCGAGCGTTCGGTCCGAACTGGGCGGGGCGGGGCGGTGCGGCCTGGGGGCCGGGAGCGGAGTTGGGAGGTGTGCCGGTCCCGGGCGAGAATGAGGCCCATGAACGAGAACACCCCCGACGCACCCACCTCGGCCATCGAGAGACGAGACCAGCTCCTTCAGGCGATACGGCAGGACGGCGGCGCCTGGGACTGGGTGCGCGCCCGCACAAGCTATGTGGTCGAGCCCGACCCGCGCACCGTGCGGCGGGACCTGGAGCAGCTGCGCAAGTCGGGCGCGATCTACCGCGACCGGGAGACGGGGAAGTACCAGGCCGCTTAGCCGCTTAGTACGCCTCAGTACGCCTCAGTACGCCGGCGGCGGTTCCCCGCGCAGCGACGGCATGTAGGCAGGGTTCAAGTCGATCCTCGGACACCAGCAGAGACCCCACTTCCGGTGGGGTTTTCTGTTTCCAGGCCCTGGGCGTGACCAACCACGTGACCATCAGGATCAGGAACGGGCTGGACCAGACCGGACAGCCCTGTGCGTGCCGACAACGCTGTCCCCCTATGCGACCTGCGTGTATTCGTGGATGAGACCGCCAAGGCGGTCGCGCCGGATGACACGCGATTGATCATTGGCGGCGGGCAGTGCGGGCGGGCCGACACCGTCGGGGCATTGTTGTCCTCACAGAACGGTTGGTGCTGCGTGGAGGTGAGGGTACCCGTGGTAGACGTCTCCGAGTCCTCGCCCGTAGCCGGGTTGTCCACGGTGAAGGTCAGATCTGTGAAGGCCTGGTCGTCCGGAATGACAGGCAGGCACCGGGCGCGGACGGGCTGCGGGCCGGGCGGTGCGGGTCGGCTGATGGTCAGTCAGCCGCTGGGGTCGTAGGGTTGAGGGCAGAAGCTCGACAGGGAGGGGTGCACGGTGGATCCGGTTTCAGTGAGCATGCTGCTCGCGGCGTTCGCGGGCGGGGCCGGCGGCGAGGCGGGCAAGCAGGCGCTGGAGGGGGCCTGGAAGCTGGTGCGGCGGCCGTTCCAGCGACCCGCGCACCTGCCGGTCGCGAGTAGCGGGGAGGCGGAGCTCGTCGCGCTGGAGCAGGCGCCCGCCGATCCGGCGCTGGCCCAGCAGTTGAGCATGGCACTGGGGATGCGGGCGGCGATGGACCCGGAGTTCGCCAGTGAGCTGACCGCCTGGGAGGGCCAGGCGAAGTTGGTGCGGATCGAGAACAGCACGGTGTACAACAACACGATCAACGGCGGCATCCACGGAATGACGATCCAGGCCGGGAGGATCAACCACGTCTACAACCAGACAGAAGCCAAGAGCTGACGTGGTGCCAGAAAGCGCAACAGGGCGCCCGGCCCCCTGGACGTGTGGTCAATTCCGAGCCCTCTTTCGTGACGTCGGCTCCCAAGACCCGGTTGTGGTCTTGGGAGCCGACGTCGTCGTTTGGGGAGGATGTCAGATGTTGAAGTTCCACCCGCGGTTGGACGCTCTCCGTCTACGCCGCGAGGGTGTGACCTTGTAGGTGCCGTTGCCGGATCTCGAGTGGCGTGAGGTAGCCCCAATCGGGGTGCCCGCGTGGACGCCTGTGGTTACAGCAGGTCTCGATGAACGCGAAGACCTCAGCGCGGGCGGGGCGGTGGCACGGTCCGGCCAGACCAGCGTGCCGATCTCTTCCTTCCATGGTCGGCCGCGTCAAGAACCAGCGCCTGGCCACAGTCGGCTACGTCTGGGGGTGAGGGACCGCGGCGATGGCGACGGTTCACTGGGTACGGGCCGGATCGGCTTCTCGGTCGACGTCAACCTGGGCTCCGGCGATCCTGCCGTTGGCAATCGCACGTAGGAACGCCTTTCTGTCCGTCAGCGGAACAGAAGGATCCTCCTTGGCTGCCAGCCCGACCACGTTCGACACCAGACTCGTGAAGGCGGTCTCCAGATTGGACTGGTCGTCCGCGAGCTGATGGATCTTCGGAAGCCCGAACGTCGCCGGCGGCACGACGAGCAGCGTGACGCTGCTCCGCGCAGTCAGGAGATCCGCCACGCCTGGATCCGCCCCACCGGATCCGCCCGAACCGATGAAGACGCCAGCACTGGAAACCGCCTTGCGCCCAGGGACGCCGACGACCGCGTTCAGAGCGCCCTGCGGCGTCAGGAGCACCCTCCACTCCGGCGCCTTTGGCAGGTCGGCCAGCCCGGTCACGACGGAGAGGCGCTCGAAGCCGTCCTGCTCGACCAGCGCCTCGAGGACGTCGCTGACCGCAGTGACCGTCCCATCGGCCTCCTCATGGAAGATGATCCCGGTGTTCTGCAGCTCTACAACGAGCACCAGGTGCTCCGCTCCGTCGGCCGCCGGAACCCTCTCGAAGAAGTAGAACCCGTGGCCGATCTGTTGCCCGAACCACCGGCCGTCGGCGCGATCCCGCTCGGCGCTGTCCATCTCGACCAACTGGGATG contains:
- the bufB gene encoding MNIO family bufferin maturase; this translates as MTHGTSGQPPRSLELGLGLGLRSQHLRHVVETWPEVGWFEIISENFMDSGGYPRHALDRIAERYPIVMHGVSLSIGSTDPLDLDYLHRLRRLAQATGARWVSDHICWTGVAGVNTHDLLPVPFTEEALAHLVRRVHLVQDVLERQLVLENPSSYATFAGATMPEWEFVARLAIESGCGLLLDVNNVYVSAVNHDFDPEQYLRALPAEQVKQLHLAGHTDLGSHLIDTHDQPVAEPVWELYRLATSLTGPVPALLEWDDRIPPFPQLLAELDKARQYTAGPPAAHPALAPVRCG
- a CDS encoding UBP-type zinc finger domain-containing protein, with product MNTETPIDPTVPPSGTGCVECDAAGGWWFHLRRCARCGHIGCCDDSLSQHATAHARATGHPVIRSFEPGESWFWNYDTSEFYESGPQLVPPDNHPPEQPVPGPAGRVPADWAEQLSARDAARGA
- a CDS encoding FAD-dependent oxidoreductase; amino-acid sequence: MAETTDAARTVILTVDDDPAVSRAVARDLRRRYGDVYRIVRAESGAAALDALGELKLRGTPVAMILADYRMPQMDGIEFLEQALDLFPGARRVLLTAYADTDAAIDAINVVDLDHYLLKPWEPPEEKLYPVVDDLLESWRATDGRTAGTIKVVGHRWSAQSSQIREFLARNQVPYRWYNSDEPEGRRLLSAAGQDGLRLPLVVTPDGATLVEPEERELATRVGLSTTPAADFYDLVIVGGGPAGLGAAVYGASEGLRTVLVERSATGGQAGQSSRIENYLGFPDGVSGAQLTDRARRQAAKFGAEMLTAREVTALEVNGAARTLRFSDGSTVSAHCVILATGVSYRQLDVPGAAEMTGRGLYYGSALTEAAACQDHDVYIVGGANSAGQAATFLARGAKSVTLLVRGPSLSASMSHYLLQRVEDAPTISVRTDVVVAAVHGKEHLEGLTLRNTVSGETEEVDAQWMFVFIGAAPMTDWLDGTVTRDSHGFLPTGPDLTADGRPPAGWALDRPPYHLETDVPGVFVAGDARAESAKRVASAVGEGAMAVMLVHRYLEQS
- a CDS encoding ferritin-like domain-containing protein — encoded protein: MTVTTPRRSSAPPILTSAPIDASIEITTLEQLVNHLKQAAYLELSTIPMYLYAGFSIGSRGYSQWNPGMGAFRLIRSIVVEEMLHLCLARNLLVALGHGDDITFYQEQFIPAYPAPMLHRHPELTLHLGPCSEKLVRDVFMEFERPKPAKGESKPPAGQYATIGEFYKAVAKGLTTLDKTMGPSLWAKNKLDLQYVAAYWNKDGGGEPVLVHDLKSALDAVKIIVEQGEGIDPDKPSVPIDPLKPIPGLDELPHYTKFKRIADRVEPLGAVWALPEDPKTSDYAKDSAVTSINTLFNAVYCYVLHMLDVIYRTSWKEMKPGEPNPRYHYERTFMSAMQGILVTVADLMTATQITAGKFNGKFNAGPSFQYYELPATGKKEHLIKLCDQAMAYYPKLGGDNSVRWLIGKLPDGL
- a CDS encoding phosphoribosylaminoimidazolesuccinocarboxamide synthase — protein: MIVNTPVEEDNLSGFVVKPDPVQVPGLVHLHTGKVRDLYRNAAGELVMVASDRTSVYDWVLPSEIPDKGRILTKLSLWWFDQFTDLVPHHVVSTDVPEGAPDDWVGRTMICRPLRMVPVECVARGYLAGSGFTEYQERRTACGVALPEGLVSGSELPDAIFTPATKAEVGEHDENVTFEEVVRTVGADTAELLRSTTLAVYGRAREIARDRGIVLADTKFEFGFDGDQLVLADEVLTPDCSRFWPGEQWEPGKPQASFDKQFIRDWLTSPAAGWDRHGELAPPVLPAEIVEQSRARYVEAYERLTGTTWS
- a CDS encoding ATP-binding protein, giving the protein MTGGPVRCEEGELRSLFLFEKLGSDQLARLCRDGHVEWFDPGPVYREGDPAANLYVLFQGTVILSRTVGGQEVDFSRTSAPGVYAGAFQAYLGDQVPQVYNNSMRVTERSRFFVLPAEAFAQIMRGWFPMAVHLLEGLFFGFKNTQEAVGQRERLLALGSATAGLTHELNNPAAAAVRAAAALRERIAAVRREFGELAAGPHRGEDLARLGELTDMTVGRIGQAQPLSPLQAADHEDELGDWLEEHGIEDGRQLAPVLVQANLGTDWLNRIAAALPEDMLGSALNWLGCTVETELLLNEIDDATHRISALVGAAKQYTQLDRAPYQNADVHELLDSTLMMLAAKIGPNITVVRDYDPTLPRIPGYPAELNQVWTNLIDNAVWAMRSTGSGGTLTVRTAQDGDHVLVEFRDTGPGVPPEVRDRVFDPFFTTKPVGEGTGLGLDISWRIIVNRHGGDLRLASVPGDTRFQVRLPINPATPDTPLEQP
- a CDS encoding DNA-binding domain-containing protein; this translates as MAEAPGLAEQQHWLQRAVLAPAGPQSAEPAEAMLTASARLGAGQRLDIYRRGYRLRLLEAMRGLHPGLCALLGRELFEDFTLEYLDACPSRSPSLHQLNRHFADHLAKRRPDRDRPPELRERWIDVVIDLARYEQVFAEVYDGPGIEGGSSQLTPELIRLDTTIQPAPCLRLLALCAPVHGYVAAVRRGGRPAPPEQRPVRLAVSRRSYLVTSTELASDAYEFLAALLLGATVEAAAAKTELALPAAAQLLRDWAADGWLCRQPPHPA